A region from the Bradyrhizobium erythrophlei genome encodes:
- a CDS encoding HigA family addiction module antitoxin — translation MPPVVHPGRLLKRELAARRLSANRLSLDIGGPSGRVTDILNGRRSITADTAVRLGRYFGNGAQFWLDLQGQYDIGVVEREKGAEIAKRVRPADAA, via the coding sequence ATGCCTCCTGTCGTACATCCCGGCCGTCTGCTGAAGCGCGAACTGGCAGCCCGCAGGCTCAGCGCCAACCGCTTGTCGCTCGATATCGGTGGGCCGTCGGGCCGGGTCACCGATATTCTCAATGGTCGACGCTCGATCACGGCTGACACGGCGGTGCGTCTTGGACGTTATTTCGGCAATGGTGCACAGTTCTGGCTCGACTTGCAGGGCCAATACGACATCGGCGTCGTCGAGCGGGAGAAGGGCGCCGAGATTGCGAAGCGCGTGAGGCCGGCAGACGCAGCATAG
- a CDS encoding type II toxin-antitoxin system RelE/ParE family toxin, producing the protein MQRPNDLSPLKRVGLHKLKGERRRQWAMTVNERWRICFEFQKGDAHEVEIVDYHKG; encoded by the coding sequence ATGCAGCGGCCTAACGATCTCAGTCCATTGAAAAGAGTTGGTTTACACAAACTCAAGGGCGAACGCAGGAGACAATGGGCAATGACGGTCAACGAGCGCTGGCGTATCTGTTTCGAATTCCAAAAGGGCGATGCTCACGAAGTTGAAATCGTAGATTACCACAAAGGTTGA
- a CDS encoding nuclear transport factor 2 family protein — protein MPNPKYAAYEGADPYFNLVRGALGDLVDGEHFFDIVADDLVYEVRYDFPGWHRVVRGRADLMAQFRGYVDGIALQSADRLITHKTDDGRFVVIEYEVHGEILATDAKYNNRFCSIIRIENRKIAHWRDYMDSLAAWNALTVQQV, from the coding sequence ATGCCGAATCCGAAATACGCTGCCTACGAGGGCGCCGACCCTTACTTCAACCTGGTTCGAGGGGCGCTGGGCGACCTTGTTGATGGCGAGCACTTCTTCGACATCGTAGCCGACGACCTCGTTTACGAGGTCCGCTACGACTTCCCCGGCTGGCATCGCGTTGTCCGGGGTCGGGCTGACCTGATGGCCCAGTTCAGGGGCTATGTCGACGGCATCGCGCTTCAATCCGCCGATCGACTGATTACCCACAAGACAGACGATGGTCGTTTCGTCGTCATCGAATACGAGGTCCACGGCGAGATCCTCGCCACAGACGCCAAATACAACAATCGCTTCTGCTCAATTATCAGGATTGAAAACCGGAAAATCGCGCACTGGAGAGACTACATGGACTCTCTCGCGGCCTGGAATGCACTGACGGTGCAGCAAGTGTAG
- a CDS encoding AAA family ATPase, giving the protein MASKRNRTIDMPAPYLRRVWLDPARIADRAAYPFCLPFLRDDFELSFDRPITIIVGENGTGKSTFLEGIAVLAGYDEAGGGRGYMPVDHSNALEKMGGELSKALRAGWLPKIANGWFFRAESFFSVARYQDKVNTEYIPGVPTGTPPDYLSHSHGEGFLRFFEERCKTQGIFIFDEPESALSPARQMEFLKLMRRMEQSTICQIVMATHSPMLMAYPGARLLRLSKYGLEPVTVEQTDHYKVMREFCADPAGFVEGAIAE; this is encoded by the coding sequence ATGGCCTCAAAACGAAACCGTACCATCGACATGCCGGCGCCGTACCTGCGGCGCGTCTGGCTCGATCCCGCGCGCATCGCCGATCGTGCAGCCTATCCATTCTGCCTGCCGTTCCTGCGCGACGATTTCGAGCTGAGTTTCGACCGGCCGATCACCATCATCGTCGGCGAAAACGGCACCGGCAAATCCACCTTCCTCGAAGGCATTGCCGTATTGGCTGGCTATGACGAGGCGGGCGGCGGCAGGGGCTATATGCCCGTCGATCACTCCAACGCGCTCGAGAAGATGGGCGGAGAACTGTCGAAGGCGCTGCGCGCCGGCTGGCTGCCGAAGATCGCCAACGGATGGTTCTTCCGCGCGGAAAGTTTTTTCTCGGTCGCGAGATACCAGGACAAGGTCAATACCGAATACATTCCCGGCGTTCCCACGGGCACCCCGCCGGACTATCTCTCGCATTCGCACGGCGAGGGCTTTTTGCGGTTCTTCGAAGAGCGCTGCAAGACCCAGGGCATCTTCATCTTCGACGAACCGGAATCCGCGCTGTCGCCCGCACGGCAGATGGAATTTCTGAAACTGATGCGGCGGATGGAGCAATCCACGATCTGCCAGATCGTGATGGCCACGCACTCGCCAATGCTGATGGCCTATCCCGGCGCGCGGCTGTTGCGGCTCTCGAAATACGGCCTGGAGCCCGTGACCGTCGAGCAGACGGATCACTACAAGGTGATGCGGGAGTTCTGCGCCGATCCAGCGGGGTTTGTGGAGGGCGCGATCGCGGAGTGA
- a CDS encoding AAA family ATPase — MASRRNRTIDMSAPYLRRVWLDPSDITDRAAYPFCLPFLRDDFELNFDRPITIIAGENGTGKSTLLEGIAVLAGYDEAGGGKGHRPVDHSNALEVMGGELSEALRASWLPKITNGWFFRAETFFSVARYLDAVGSDADFLSHSHGEGFMRFFQERCQRQGIFIFDEPESALSPARQMEFLKLMRRMEDSTICQIVMATHSPMLMAYPGARLLRLSKYGLEPVTVEQTDHYKVMREFCADPVGFVEAVIDEWTPRRREDDRF, encoded by the coding sequence ATGGCCTCAAGACGCAATCGCACCATCGATATGTCCGCGCCGTACCTCCGGCGCGTCTGGCTCGATCCGTCTGATATTACCGACCGCGCGGCCTATCCGTTCTGCCTGCCGTTCCTGCGTGACGATTTCGAACTCAACTTCGACCGGCCGATCACCATCATCGCCGGCGAAAATGGCACTGGCAAATCCACGCTGCTGGAAGGAATCGCCGTGCTCGCGGGCTATGACGAGGCCGGCGGCGGCAAGGGGCATCGGCCGGTCGACCACTCCAACGCGCTGGAGGTGATGGGAGGGGAACTGTCCGAGGCGCTGCGCGCAAGCTGGCTGCCGAAGATCACCAATGGCTGGTTCTTCCGCGCCGAGACCTTCTTTTCCGTCGCCAGATATCTCGACGCGGTCGGCAGCGATGCAGATTTCCTCTCCCATTCGCACGGCGAGGGTTTTATGCGCTTCTTCCAGGAGCGCTGCCAGCGGCAGGGCATCTTCATCTTCGACGAACCTGAGTCCGCGCTGTCGCCCGCGCGTCAAATGGAATTTCTAAAACTGATGCGGCGGATGGAGGATTCCACGATCTGCCAGATTGTGATGGCTACCCACTCGCCGATGCTGATGGCCTATCCCGGCGCGCGGTTGCTGCGGCTGTCGAAATACGGCCTGGAGCCCGTCACCGTCGAGCAGACGGATCATTACAAGGTGATGCGGGAATTCTGCGCCGATCCGGTTGGATTCGTCGAAGCGGTGATCGACGAATGGACGCCTCGTCGCCGGGAGGACGATCGGTTCTGA
- a CDS encoding PCC domain-containing protein, whose translation MRSIQQPGPPAPERIQWVEARGRAFSFLLQAGLPLLEAARRGFAAEGFAGGVLNIRDGALGPLAYVMPALSKTGENAAFYSDTFRPDRITRLKMGAMTFGVRDGAPFFHCHALWREADGRAGGGHILPEETVVAEPFEVEAFGLDGAIFTAEPDAETRFKLFGPLPSALTDAKTTSRAFALRLRPNQDVAAALEGFCRQHGIMRARLRGGVGSTIGARFTDGRSVIPFATELAIRSGSVAPHADGTLVAELDIALVDYLGGLAEGRLVRGDNPVLMTMELVLEVLGEGADA comes from the coding sequence ATGCGCAGCATCCAACAGCCCGGTCCGCCCGCACCGGAGCGCATCCAGTGGGTGGAAGCGCGCGGCCGCGCCTTTTCCTTCCTGCTGCAGGCTGGCCTGCCGCTCTTGGAAGCCGCGCGCCGCGGGTTTGCGGCCGAAGGTTTTGCCGGCGGGGTCCTGAACATCAGGGACGGGGCGCTGGGTCCGCTTGCCTATGTGATGCCGGCGCTATCGAAGACCGGCGAGAACGCGGCGTTCTACAGCGACACGTTCCGTCCCGACAGAATCACCCGGCTCAAAATGGGCGCGATGACTTTTGGCGTACGCGACGGCGCGCCGTTCTTCCATTGCCACGCGCTGTGGCGCGAGGCAGACGGCCGCGCCGGCGGCGGGCATATCCTGCCCGAGGAGACCGTGGTCGCCGAACCGTTCGAGGTGGAAGCGTTCGGTCTCGATGGCGCGATCTTCACGGCCGAGCCGGACGCGGAGACGAGGTTCAAATTGTTCGGTCCGCTCCCCAGCGCGCTCACCGATGCGAAGACGACCAGCCGCGCCTTCGCGCTGCGGCTACGGCCGAACCAGGATGTTGCCGCCGCGCTGGAAGGCTTCTGCCGGCAGCACGGGATCATGCGCGCCCGGCTGCGCGGCGGCGTCGGCTCGACCATCGGCGCGCGCTTCACCGATGGCCGCAGCGTCATCCCGTTCGCGACTGAACTCGCAATCCGCTCCGGCAGCGTTGCACCCCACGCCGACGGCACGCTGGTGGCCGAACTCGATATCGCGCTGGTCGACTATCTCGGCGGCCTCGCCGAAGGCCGGCTGGTGCGCGGCGACAATCCCGTGCTGATGACGATGGAGCTGGTGCTGGAAGTGCTGGGCGAGGGGGCGGACGCGTAG
- a CDS encoding acyl-CoA synthetase gives MSRRVMNLAHLVTQNARRHGDRPGLIWGDKSWTWREIDACVSALAAALAARGIGKADRILVHSKNGDEMFWSMFAAFRLGAVWVPTNFRLMPDEVAWLATASGAKAFLCHGDFPDHAAAVEAASPALAFTWRIGEGAFGEKSVGEAIAAQAGAKVENAGVEYDDPCWFFFTSGTTGRSKAAVLTHGQMAFVITNHLADLMPGTSENDASLVVAPLSHGAGIHQLVQAARGVPTILLPTERFDIDEAFRLIERHRVSNIFTVPTILKMMVEHPAADRYDHSSLRHVIYAGAPMYREDQKAALKKFGHVLVQYFGLGEVTGNITVLPPALHDPEDGPQARIGTCGFERTGMQVSIQADDGRELKPFETGEICVIGPAVFAGYYDNPEANAKAFRDGWFRTGDLGHMDDEGFVYITGRASDMYISGGSNIYPREVEEKILTHPAIGEVAVLGVPDPVWGEVGVAVCVAREGAAPVSEAEMAGFLAPKVPRYKMPKRFFFWEELPKSGYGKVPKRLVRDELEARGLLDISIDKAFSSEVGTGSREENASKNKSQTG, from the coding sequence ATGTCGCGCCGGGTAATGAATCTGGCGCATCTCGTCACCCAGAACGCGCGCCGGCACGGCGACCGCCCGGGCCTCATCTGGGGCGACAAATCCTGGACCTGGCGCGAGATCGACGCCTGCGTCTCGGCACTGGCGGCCGCACTTGCCGCGCGCGGTATCGGCAAAGCCGACCGCATCCTCGTCCATTCCAAGAATGGCGACGAGATGTTCTGGTCGATGTTTGCGGCGTTCCGGCTCGGCGCGGTCTGGGTGCCGACCAATTTCAGGCTGATGCCGGACGAGGTGGCCTGGCTCGCCACCGCCTCCGGCGCCAAGGCGTTTCTCTGTCACGGCGATTTTCCCGACCATGCCGCCGCCGTCGAAGCCGCGAGCCCGGCACTCGCCTTCACCTGGCGGATCGGCGAGGGCGCCTTCGGCGAGAAATCCGTCGGCGAGGCGATCGCCGCGCAGGCGGGCGCCAAGGTCGAAAACGCAGGGGTTGAGTACGACGATCCCTGCTGGTTCTTTTTCACCTCGGGCACCACGGGCCGCTCCAAGGCGGCGGTGCTGACCCATGGCCAGATGGCCTTTGTCATCACCAATCATCTCGCCGACCTCATGCCCGGCACCAGCGAGAACGATGCCTCGCTGGTCGTCGCACCTTTGTCGCATGGCGCGGGCATCCACCAGCTCGTGCAGGCCGCGCGCGGCGTGCCGACCATCCTGCTGCCCACCGAGCGCTTCGATATCGACGAGGCGTTCCGGCTGATCGAACGCCATCGGGTCAGCAACATCTTTACCGTGCCGACCATTCTGAAAATGATGGTCGAGCATCCCGCCGCCGATCGCTACGATCATTCTTCGCTGCGCCATGTGATCTACGCCGGCGCGCCGATGTATCGCGAGGACCAGAAGGCCGCGCTGAAAAAGTTCGGCCATGTGCTGGTGCAGTATTTCGGCCTCGGCGAAGTCACCGGCAACATCACCGTGCTGCCGCCGGCCCTGCACGATCCCGAGGACGGCCCGCAGGCGCGGATCGGTACCTGCGGCTTCGAGCGCACGGGCATGCAGGTCTCGATCCAGGCCGACGATGGGCGCGAATTAAAACCGTTCGAGACCGGTGAGATCTGCGTCATCGGCCCCGCCGTGTTCGCGGGTTACTACGACAACCCCGAGGCGAATGCCAAAGCCTTCCGCGACGGCTGGTTCCGCACCGGCGATCTCGGCCACATGGACGACGAGGGTTTTGTCTATATCACCGGCCGCGCTTCCGACATGTACATTTCCGGCGGATCCAACATCTATCCGCGCGAGGTCGAGGAGAAGATCCTCACCCATCCCGCGATCGGCGAGGTCGCGGTGCTCGGGGTACCCGATCCCGTGTGGGGCGAAGTCGGCGTCGCCGTCTGCGTCGCGCGCGAAGGTGCCGCCCCTGTGAGCGAGGCCGAGATGGCCGGCTTCCTCGCACCAAAAGTGCCGCGCTACAAAATGCCGAAGCGGTTTTTCTTCTGGGAGGAGCTGCCGAAGTCGGGCTACGGCAAGGTGCCAAAACGGCTGGTGCGCGACGAGCTCGAAGCGCGCGGGCTGCTCGACATTTCAATAGACAAAGCGTTTTCAAGCGAAGTGGGTACCGGTTCGCGGGAAGAAAACGCGTCAAAAAATAAAAGCCAAACCGGCTGA
- a CDS encoding DUF3828 domain-containing protein: MITRRTLLLTGTAGLSAAALSRFARAAPPLANDPVAIVNAVYARAAKGEGDGGGAFIIENKAARARYLSKALVALWAKADAHTPKGDVGPIDFDPVTNSQEPDVKSFSVTAEKLEADKAVIAVTIVGRGAPRKNPADNAIRYIFMRDDGQWKIDDISGASDGEPWSIRGMLTESLKS; this comes from the coding sequence ATGATCACCCGCCGAACGCTCCTTCTGACCGGCACCGCCGGCCTTTCAGCCGCGGCCCTGTCGCGGTTCGCCCGCGCGGCACCCCCATTGGCGAACGATCCCGTTGCCATCGTCAATGCCGTCTACGCCCGCGCCGCCAAGGGCGAGGGCGATGGCGGCGGCGCCTTCATCATCGAGAACAAGGCGGCCAGGGCGAGATATCTGTCGAAAGCGCTGGTGGCGCTGTGGGCGAAGGCCGATGCCCATACGCCGAAGGGCGACGTCGGGCCGATCGATTTCGACCCCGTCACCAATTCACAGGAGCCCGATGTGAAATCGTTCAGCGTGACCGCCGAGAAGCTCGAGGCCGACAAGGCGGTCATTGCCGTCACCATCGTCGGCCGCGGGGCGCCGAGGAAGAATCCGGCCGACAATGCTATCCGCTACATTTTCATGCGCGACGACGGCCAATGGAAGATCGACGATATCTCCGGCGCCAGCGACGGCGAGCCGTGGTCGATCCGTGGCATGCTGACCGAATCCCTGAAAAGCTGA
- a CDS encoding GNAT family N-acetyltransferase: MSEVINNRDHHRYELAVDGHIAATYYKLADGVITFIHTEVPPELGGKGVGSKLIRGALDQVRADGLKVIAQCPFVKAFIEKHADYADLLSG; encoded by the coding sequence ATGAGTGAAGTCATCAACAACCGGGACCATCACCGCTACGAACTCGCGGTCGACGGCCACATTGCCGCGACCTATTACAAGCTCGCCGACGGAGTCATCACGTTCATCCATACCGAAGTGCCGCCGGAACTCGGCGGCAAGGGAGTTGGCTCGAAACTGATCCGAGGCGCGCTGGACCAGGTGCGGGCCGACGGCCTGAAGGTGATCGCGCAGTGCCCGTTCGTGAAGGCCTTCATCGAGAAGCATGCCGACTATGCCGATTTGCTGAGTGGCTAG
- a CDS encoding GNAT family N-acetyltransferase — protein sequence MTTGRVRDNKLLSRFELDAEGGLAFANYRLTPSAVIITHTETPRGLRGRGIASDLVKGALHLIRADGLKVIAGCGFVVDYLHKHPEFADLVG from the coding sequence ATGACGACAGGCCGCGTCCGCGACAACAAACTCCTCTCCCGCTTCGAGCTCGATGCCGAGGGCGGGCTGGCGTTCGCGAATTATCGCCTGACGCCGTCGGCCGTCATCATCACCCACACCGAGACGCCGCGGGGCCTGCGCGGCCGCGGCATCGCCTCGGATCTGGTCAAGGGCGCACTGCACCTGATCCGCGCCGATGGATTGAAGGTGATCGCCGGCTGCGGTTTTGTGGTGGACTATCTGCACAAGCATCCGGAGTTCGCGGATCTGGTGGGGTGA
- a CDS encoding fumarylacetoacetate hydrolase family protein, with product MNSLDRRTVLASGALALAGAATQSAPAQAQTGAKPIFSLPAITIPIVGEEGVFPVRRIYCIGRNYAAHAIERGSDPTREPPFFFQKPTDAIQNVAIGAVADHTYPSLTKNYHHEVELVAALKSGGSNISPDQALDHVYGYALGLDMTRRDLQNGMAAEKKPWEIGKSFDHAAVLGPIHPVSKTGHFTKGAISLAVNGTVRQNSDLDKMIWSVAEQIAKLSEAFELKAGDIIYSGTPENVGPVVKGDVLLCKLQGLPDMSIQIV from the coding sequence ATGAATAGCCTCGATCGCCGGACTGTCCTCGCCTCGGGCGCGCTGGCCCTGGCGGGCGCGGCGACGCAAAGCGCTCCGGCGCAAGCCCAAACCGGCGCAAAGCCGATTTTTTCGCTGCCTGCGATCACGATCCCGATTGTCGGCGAGGAGGGAGTCTTTCCGGTCCGCCGCATCTATTGCATCGGGCGCAACTATGCCGCGCATGCGATCGAGCGTGGTTCCGACCCGACGCGGGAGCCGCCGTTCTTCTTCCAGAAACCGACCGATGCGATCCAGAACGTCGCGATCGGCGCCGTCGCGGACCACACCTATCCTTCGCTCACCAAGAACTATCACCATGAGGTCGAGCTGGTGGCGGCGCTGAAATCAGGCGGCAGCAATATTTCGCCGGATCAGGCGCTCGACCACGTCTACGGCTATGCGCTCGGCCTCGACATGACCCGGCGCGACCTGCAGAATGGCATGGCGGCGGAAAAGAAGCCGTGGGAAATCGGCAAGAGCTTTGATCACGCCGCGGTGCTCGGCCCGATCCATCCGGTTTCGAAGACCGGACATTTCACCAAGGGCGCGATCTCGCTCGCCGTCAACGGCACGGTCCGGCAGAATTCTGATCTCGACAAGATGATCTGGAGCGTCGCCGAGCAAATCGCAAAACTGTCGGAGGCGTTCGAGCTGAAGGCCGGCGATATCATCTATTCCGGCACGCCGGAAAATGTCGGCCCGGTCGTGAAGGGCGATGTGCTGTTGTGCAAGCTGCAAGGCCTGCCGGACATGTCGATCCAGATCGTGTGA
- a CDS encoding DUF1127 domain-containing protein → MLIAFLFDAAGRYFRYRSQLASIIELDDRTLSDIGLNRSELRAVAWTAAAHRAQH, encoded by the coding sequence ATGCTTATCGCATTTCTTTTCGATGCCGCCGGGCGATATTTTCGCTATCGCTCGCAGCTCGCCAGCATCATCGAACTGGACGACCGCACCTTGAGCGACATCGGCCTTAATCGCAGCGAGCTACGTGCAGTTGCCTGGACTGCGGCCGCGCACCGGGCACAGCACTAA
- a CDS encoding DUF3597 domain-containing protein translates to MSIFGKIMSAIFGSKAAATPASGGAAAGGAATSGSGAAPSSAPAAPAAPPQSVDVAAIVDKAAAAKGEKLAWRTSIVDLMKALDIDSSFTARKELAKELGYTGDSNDSASMNIWLHKQVMAKLAANGGRLPPEIKH, encoded by the coding sequence ATGAGCATTTTCGGCAAAATCATGAGCGCGATCTTTGGCTCGAAGGCCGCCGCGACGCCGGCAAGCGGAGGTGCTGCTGCAGGCGGGGCGGCTACAAGTGGATCGGGCGCCGCACCTTCGTCGGCACCGGCAGCGCCGGCCGCGCCCCCACAATCCGTCGATGTAGCGGCTATCGTGGACAAGGCGGCCGCCGCCAAGGGCGAGAAGCTGGCATGGCGGACCTCGATCGTCGATCTGATGAAGGCGCTCGATATCGATTCGAGCTTCACGGCGCGCAAGGAGCTGGCGAAGGAGCTCGGCTACACCGGCGACAGCAACGATTCCGCCAGCATGAATATCTGGCTGCACAAGCAGGTGATGGCGAAACTGGCCGCGAACGGTGGCAGGCTGCCGCCCGAAATCAAACATTGA
- a CDS encoding DUF2189 domain-containing protein encodes MATPYPGNATSLAQDGAAAPIIRTIALSDLHQALRLGWEDFKAVPSHAIILCVIYPVLGLVLARTVLGYSVLPLLFPLAAGFALLGPFAALGLYELSRRREAGESASAFDAVEVLRSPSFGAMLGLGVLLLALFVTWVATAQEIYVAAFGYQAAADIPDFAGRVLTTPQGWWLIAVGCGVGFLFALVALCVSVVSFPLMLDRQAGIGDAMVTSLRVVARNPVPMAAWGLIVALLLVLGSLPLFVGLAVVIPLLGHATWHLYRKVIAPDPNPRPIPLRPHRERRPAADFPANLFPWRRKDSA; translated from the coding sequence ATGGCGACACCCTATCCCGGCAATGCCACCTCATTGGCGCAGGACGGCGCGGCCGCGCCTATCATCCGCACCATCGCCCTGTCCGATCTGCACCAGGCACTGCGGCTTGGTTGGGAGGATTTCAAGGCGGTACCAAGCCATGCCATCATCCTCTGCGTGATCTATCCCGTGCTGGGGCTCGTGCTGGCGCGCACGGTGCTCGGCTATTCGGTGCTGCCGCTGTTGTTCCCGCTGGCCGCGGGCTTCGCCCTGCTCGGCCCGTTCGCGGCGCTTGGTCTCTATGAGCTCAGCCGCCGCCGCGAGGCTGGCGAATCCGCTTCCGCCTTCGATGCCGTCGAGGTGCTGCGCTCGCCTTCGTTCGGAGCGATGCTCGGGCTCGGCGTGCTATTGCTGGCGCTGTTCGTGACCTGGGTGGCGACTGCGCAGGAAATTTACGTCGCGGCGTTTGGATACCAGGCGGCGGCGGATATTCCGGACTTCGCCGGCCGCGTGCTGACGACCCCGCAGGGCTGGTGGCTGATCGCGGTCGGCTGCGGCGTCGGCTTTCTGTTTGCCTTGGTGGCGCTGTGCGTCAGCGTGGTGTCGTTCCCGCTGATGCTCGACCGTCAAGCCGGAATCGGCGACGCCATGGTGACGTCGCTGCGAGTCGTAGCGCGAAACCCCGTCCCGATGGCGGCGTGGGGATTGATCGTCGCGCTGCTGCTGGTCCTGGGATCGCTGCCACTGTTCGTCGGGCTGGCCGTCGTCATTCCGCTGCTCGGCCACGCCACCTGGCACCTCTATCGCAAGGTGATCGCGCCGGATCCCAATCCACGGCCGATCCCGCTCCGGCCGCATCGCGAACGGCGGCCCGCGGCGGATTTTCCGGCCAATCTGTTCCCATGGCGGCGCAAGGACAGCGCATAG
- a CDS encoding lytic murein transglycosylase: protein MTPHLRLRAFVVGAVLTISAVPAFAATCGTGSFASWLDDFKADAAAKGISQSAIASGLNGVAPDQAVLSRDRSQKVFSQSFEEFSGRMVPPRLTRGANMMKQYGSVLSRIEQSYGVPGEVLVAIWGLETDFGVNTGKFPTIRSLATLAYDCRRAETFRGELMDALRIIERGDLAPSEMRGAWAGEIGQTQFMPSSYLKYAVDFDGNGRRDLLHSAPDVLASTANYLASYGWQRGKDWEPGSANFNVIQQWNKSEVYAKTVAYFASQLAHAP from the coding sequence ATGACCCCTCATTTGCGATTGCGAGCCTTCGTTGTGGGCGCCGTGCTGACGATATCCGCAGTGCCGGCGTTCGCGGCGACCTGCGGTACCGGCAGCTTTGCGTCCTGGCTCGACGACTTCAAGGCTGACGCCGCGGCCAAGGGAATTTCCCAATCCGCGATCGCCTCGGGCCTGAACGGCGTGGCGCCGGATCAGGCGGTGCTGTCGCGGGATCGGTCACAAAAGGTTTTCAGTCAGAGTTTCGAGGAGTTCTCCGGCCGTATGGTCCCTCCCCGCCTCACCCGCGGCGCCAATATGATGAAGCAGTATGGCTCCGTGCTCAGCCGCATCGAACAGAGCTACGGCGTCCCCGGCGAAGTGCTGGTGGCGATCTGGGGGCTGGAGACGGATTTCGGCGTCAACACCGGAAAATTCCCGACCATCCGCTCGCTGGCCACGCTGGCTTACGATTGCCGGCGCGCCGAGACCTTCCGGGGCGAACTGATGGATGCGCTGCGAATCATCGAGCGTGGCGACCTGGCGCCGTCGGAAATGCGCGGCGCCTGGGCCGGTGAAATCGGGCAGACCCAGTTCATGCCGTCGTCCTATCTGAAATACGCGGTCGATTTCGACGGTAACGGCCGCCGTGATCTCCTGCACAGCGCACCCGACGTGCTGGCATCGACCGCGAACTATCTCGCCAGCTACGGCTGGCAGCGCGGCAAGGACTGGGAGCCCGGCAGCGCGAATTTCAACGTGATCCAGCAATGGAACAAGAGCGAAGTCTATGCAAAGACGGTCGCCTATTTCGCGAGCCAGCTCGCGCATGCACCCTGA
- a CDS encoding DUF1127 domain-containing protein translates to MLLSLIRMIQAFRDYQRNVSELSQLSDRELADIGLDRSDIPRVAAGTYNG, encoded by the coding sequence ATGTTGCTCTCGCTCATTCGCATGATCCAGGCGTTCCGGGACTATCAGCGCAATGTCAGCGAACTGTCCCAGCTCAGCGATCGCGAACTGGCCGATATCGGCCTCGATCGTTCGGACATTCCGCGCGTTGCCGCCGGTACCTATAACGGCTGA